One genomic region from Electrophorus electricus isolate fEleEle1 chromosome 25, fEleEle1.pri, whole genome shotgun sequence encodes:
- the ints6 gene encoding integrator complex subunit 6 isoform X5, with the protein MISYTMPVILFLIDTSASMNQRSHLGTTYLDIAKGAVETFLKLRSRDPASRGDRYMLVSFEDASVGIKAGWKDSHATLMTELRTLQAVGLTTFGQSLRIAFDLLNLNRLVSGIDNYGQAVHIVCSPSAC; encoded by the exons ATGATTTCCTACACGATGCCCGTGATCCTGTTTCTGATAGACACGTCTGCCTCTATGAACCAGCGCTCCCATCTGGGCACTACCTATCTGGATATAGCCAAAGGTGCCGTTGAGACTTTCCTGAAG CTCAGGAGTAGGGATCCGGCGAGCAGAGGAGACCGATACATGTTGGTTTCTTTCGAGGACGCTTCTGTTGGAATCAAG GCTGGGTGGAAAGACAGCCACGCCACTTTAATGACTGAACTAAGAACCCTGCAAGCTGTTGGGCTAACGACGTTCGGCCAGTCTTTAAGGATTGCTTTCGATTTGCTCAATCTCAACAGATTAGTTTCCGGGATAGACAATTATGGACAG GCCGTTCATATAGTGTGTTCTCCCAGCGCATGCTGA